From Candidatus Nanohalococcus occultus:
GACCAGCTACCAAGCTGTAGTGTCCGTCCTTGAAACCAGTATTTTTCCGTTTGTGGAGGAGAATCTCGCCGTCTTTTTCGAAAATTACATACGAGGCAGTCTTCGGTTCGTGGTCTTCAGGCATTAAGCGCTTGGACCTTTAAACTTCCCGTCTTCCTCGTTTTCGGTGTTCACAAAGACCTGTCCGCTGTCAAGAGAGTCTTCGAGTTCATCCTCTCTTGTCTTTGACTTTACCTCGATCGGATGAAATGCCGGTTCCACATCGGAAGTATCTACCTCCTCCAGTTTGTTGAATGTGTCTAGTATCTGTTCGAACTCCTCTGTGAACTTTTCAGCCTCTTCGTCCTGAAGGTTTATCCGTGCGTTTTTAGCCGCTCTCTGGACCGCCTGCTTTTCTACCATAGTATACCATTGGGCGGAAATTCTTTTGTATTCTAGTCTCGTGAACAGTCTACGGCGTAAATTAGCCAAACATTTATAAACTAGGTAAGAAAATGTAATCTTAAGATCAAAGTCTTATCACGCTTGGGCGCGTGTCGGACTTGACATGATCGAACTCGTTTGGGCGCGAGTTCAAAGGTCGATTCGAATTGGGCTTCGAATCGGAATCAGTATGTACGTGTTACGTTTGGGTATTGGGCTTACTTCTATGACAGCATTAGCTTTACCGCTTTAAAAAGGTGGTGGCTAGCGGCTGAGGTATGAATCCAAAATGGAATCCATAATCGACAACTCAACAGAAGGGGGCTCGCAAGAGCAGCACAAAGACGCAAATCTCGACGACGTAAAAGATGCTAAAATACTAGTAGTAGGAGTCGGAGGTGCCGGCAACAACCAGGTTACACGTATCCAGAACAAGGAAGTTGAGGGAGCAGAAACTATAGCGATAAACACAGACAAACAGCACCTAGAGATTTCCTCAGCTGACAGAAAGATTCTCGTAGGCCGAGACTTGACCAAGGGACTTGGAGCTGGAGGTAAGCCGGAAAGAGGCGCACGTTCAGCGGAGGAAAACCGCGCCGAGCTACGTGAACTGTTCAAGGAGGCCGACATGGTTTTCATCACCTGTGGACTCGGAGGAGGAACAGGAACCGGAGCAGCACCGGTGCTAGCGGAAATTGCCTCAAAAGAAGACTGTATCGTAATCGGCACAGTCACAATGCCTTTCGAGATCGAAGGCGCACGGATGAGCAAAGCCGAGGAAGGACTGTACCGGCTTCGACAGCACGTTGATACAGCAATTGTAATTGAAAACGACCGACTCTTGGATATCGCAGGCGACATGCCGCTCGATCAGGCGTTCGGAGTAGCAGACGAACTGATCACAACCATGATCAAGGGAGTCACAGAGACAATCAGTAAGCCTTCACTGGTCAACCTGGATTATGCGGACGTCCAAGCAATCATGAACGAGGGCGGCGTCGCAGTTGTTGGATACGGAGAGTCCGATACCAACAAGAAAGGGAAGGAAGCGATCAGCGAAGCACTTTCCAACCCGCTGCTTGACGTTGACTTCAGCGGCGCAGACGGCGCACTGATGCACGTGGCCGGAGGACAGGACCTAACACTGAACGAGATCAACGACGTCGGTCAGACAGTAAAGAACCGGCTTGATAAGAACGCACAGGTTATCTGGGGCGCCAGAGTCAAGGAAGAACTTGAAGGCAAGCTCCAGGTAATCTCGATCATCACCGGTGTAAGAAGCCCTTACATCCTCGGCGAAGTCGAAGACGAGAAGGAATCGGAAGTATCCGGTGACGTCAACGACCTCGGTCTCGAGGTTATGAACAGCTGACCTGAAGCGCAAGCTTCTGCGTCAGAAGAGAAAACCAGGGCTTGATGCTCTGGTTTTCGCGAAATTATGTTAGCAGGTGAGGCCTTCAACACAACTCCCTTCCCCCCTTCGAAGGCCTCCCTCCTAAAATATATTTTAGACAAGCAAGGAGAACCGTCGGGCAGTAGCATCAAAACGGTGCTGCGTTTAATTCACTCCCCTCCCCCCTTAGGTTTCAACCCCGGCTTTTCTCCCTGCTTTCTTAACCTACCTATTTAATTTTTCGACCACTCACTGTCTATATGAAGGCTCCAATTTGCAACGTATGCTTGAAGAGTGAGGGAGAACTCTGTAGCATGTGCGAGGAGAAATACGATGAAGGCGAGATTTCAGATGCCGACATCCGAGTTTCACGAATCCTACACACGCTAAGCGAAGAGTATGGCTCACTACAGGATTCAGAAATTAAGAAAATCTTCGATATGGAAAACGTAACTGTTATCGCAACCGCTGAAGGCGACGGCGCCAAAGTAGTTGGACGTCAGGGAGAGATCGTCAAGAAGATCGCTGACAGAATCGATAACTCGATCAGAGTTGTCGAGGCAGCACAGGACGACATGGAAGTAATCAAGGGATTGCTTTCACCTGCGGAAGTCGAATCGATCAACACAGTCTTCGCACCGGAAGGACAGTCCAAAAAGATTGTTGTAAGCGAAGAATACGAGGGAAAGATCAATCTTTCCATCGAAGAGTTCGAGGAGATCATCGACGAGATAACAGGAACGAACTACAAGCTGAGCTTCGAATAGCTCACCCACATTTTCTCTCTTTAATTTTCTACAGCCTAGAACTTGAGTATTAAGTAGCTTTTACACCAATCGAGTGTTATGAGCAGTAAAAAGAACTCGGATCGTTTCATCGTTGTAATCGATCAGGACAAGATTGAACCGGATCTAGCCCGTGAGACAGTGATCAACTTCGATCCTTTGAACAGAGCGGGAAAGGAAGGCGGGTTCTACATAGATGATAAAGAGGAGTTACATATCGACGACGATGATGTGATGGCCGCCCACCGTATGGCTATCAAAAAGTATCCTTACGACAATGCGATCCGGATGGTACAGCTAATCAGCGAGGAGGAAGGCGAACCACTCCACCAGTTCGGGAACAACACCTTCCGGCTTTACGGCGCACCGGCCCCGGAGAAAGGAAACGTTGTTGGAATCCTAGGGGAAAACGGTATCGGAAAATCAACCGCTTTAAACATACTAACAGGGGATCTCAAGCCGAACCTTGGAAGATACGATGAAGAGGTTGAATGGAGCGAGATCAAAAAACGGTTCAGAGGAACCGGATTACAACAGCATTTCAACAAGCTAGCTGAAGGAAACGTCGATGCCGCTGTAAAACCCCAGCAGGTCGAACGAATGCCTGATGCCTACGACGGGAAGGTCCGGGATCTACTGGAGAAAGTACGCGACGCACAGGAAGAATCAGAAAGAAAAGATCTTGAGGCGCTAGCCGAGGAGTTCGAGGTAGCCAAGCTGATGGATCGGGATCTCGAGGAGCTTTCCGGCGGAGAGCTACAAAGAGTTGCGATCGCTTCAACCGCATTAAAGGATGCGAACCTGTATGTATTCGACGAACCATCCTC
This genomic window contains:
- the gatC gene encoding Asp-tRNA(Asn)/Glu-tRNA(Gln) amidotransferase subunit GatC, yielding MVEKQAVQRAAKNARINLQDEEAEKFTEEFEQILDTFNKLEEVDTSDVEPAFHPIEVKSKTREDELEDSLDSGQVFVNTENEEDGKFKGPSA
- the ftsZ gene encoding cell division protein FtsZ — translated: MESIIDNSTEGGSQEQHKDANLDDVKDAKILVVGVGGAGNNQVTRIQNKEVEGAETIAINTDKQHLEISSADRKILVGRDLTKGLGAGGKPERGARSAEENRAELRELFKEADMVFITCGLGGGTGTGAAPVLAEIASKEDCIVIGTVTMPFEIEGARMSKAEEGLYRLRQHVDTAIVIENDRLLDIAGDMPLDQAFGVADELITTMIKGVTETISKPSLVNLDYADVQAIMNEGGVAVVGYGESDTNKKGKEAISEALSNPLLDVDFSGADGALMHVAGGQDLTLNEINDVGQTVKNRLDKNAQVIWGARVKEELEGKLQVISIITGVRSPYILGEVEDEKESEVSGDVNDLGLEVMNS